AAATTCACAAGATTTTGAAAAGTCTTTGACCAAATTATATGTTTCTAAACAATTTATAGCTCTATGTGATGGAGGGCAAGTAACTATAACATGTTCAAATTCAGGAATAAGTTTTGAGATAACAGAAATTTTATCTTTATCATCTAAAATTCCAAATAATGCTATTTTACTAGCGTTTTTGAAATATATATTCAAATTTTCCAAAAATTTTTCAGCAGCTTGTGGATTGTGAGAGCCATCAAGAAGAAATCCATTGAACATTTCAAATCTCCCAGGTATAAATGCTTCTTTAAATGCTGCAAATGTATTATTTACATCAATTTTTTCAAACAATTCGTATGCTTTTAAAGCAATTGCTGCATTTATAGGTTGATGTGTCCCATTTAAATTTACCTCAAATCCTTTAATAGTAGTATCACCGTAATAGTTTATTATATTTTTTCCAAATTGATATTTTACAACTTCATAATCGAAGTTTTTTCCAAGTTCATATACTTTTGCATTCTTATCTGAAGCAATACCGTATATAACCTTTTTAGCTTCTTTTGGAATATTACCAATTACTACTGGTCTATTTTCTTTTATAATTCCAGCTTTTTCATACGCAATTTTTTCAAGAGAGTTTCCAAGAATTTTTGTATGCTCAAGACTTACCGTAGTAATTATTGAGACTTCGGGAATAATTACATTAGTTGCGTCGAATCTTCCTCCAAGACCAACTTCAATGGTTGAAATTTCTACGTTTTCTTCTTTATCTATTTCAAATGCAAGAGCGGTTGCAAATTCAAAAAAGCTTGGAGAAAATTCTTTACCTTTTTTATCCATTTCTTCGGACTGTTTCTTAACTAGCTTAAAGGCATTTAAAAAGCGCTCCTTTGATATGTATTTTCCATTAATCGGAAATCTTTCAAGAATTGAAGATAAGTGGGGAGATAGATATCCCCCCACTTTATGCCCATGATTTTTTGCTAAATAATGTAGAAATGTTGTAGTACTTCCTTTTCCATTTGATCCAGTAATATGAAAACATTTATAATTTTTCTCTGGATCATTGAGTCTTTTTAATAATTCTTCTATTCTATAAAGTCCTATTTTAATTTTTCCATAAGGTCGTTTAAAGTATAAGTATTTTAAGGCGTCTAAATACTCCATATTATCACTTCTTATTTTAGTGATGTAATTATATTTTTAATTTTTTTGACTTGTTCTTCTATGTTTGTTAACTTTTCTTTTGCCTCTTCCACAATTTCTTCAGGAGCACCTTCCAAAAATTTCTTGTTATTAAGTTTATTTCTAAATTTTTGTGCATCTTTTTCAAGTTTTTTAATTTTTTTGTTAAGTCTATTTATTTCAGTTTCAATATCTATTAAATTACCAAGTTCGACGTAAACTTCTAATTCATTATTTACAAATGCATTTGCTGATTTTTCAGGCTTTTGATTACTGATTTTTATGTTTTCTACATTTCCAAGAGTTCTTATATATAACTTTTCTTCTTCTGTAAAGTCATGATTAGAAGTAATGTTTACTTTTTGACTTTGAGGAATGTTTATTTCCGCTTTCACATTTCTAATACCTTTTATGATATTCATTAATAATGAAAAGCGTTCTTCACTACTATTGTCTATTAATTCATCATTAACTTTTGGCCATTCAGATACCGTAATTGACTCTCTCGATGTTGGAAGTTTTTGCCATAATTCTTCAGTTATAAATGGCATAAATGGATGTAATAGTTTTAAGCTATTGTCTAGAACGGCAACTAAGACGTTTTGAACAAGATGCTTTTCCTCAGTTTTTAGTCTTGGTTTTGATACTTCAATATACCAGTCACAGAATTCATCCCAGAAGAAATTGTATATCTCTCTTGCTGCAAGGTTAAATTCATATTGTTCAATTGCATTAGTTACGTTATTTATAGTTTTTTGTAGTCTTGAAAGGATCCATTTATCAGATAAATTAAGATTTTCAAGAGGAACTTCTTTATAATCTTCCAAATTCATTATTATAAATCTTGTTGCGTTCCAGATTTTATTAGCAAATTTTTTACTAGTATCTATATTCTTAATATCAAGTTTAATGTCCCTTCCTTGGGCAGCAAGTAGAGCTAAAGTAAACCTCATTGGATCTGCACCATATTCTTGAATAACCTCTAATGGATCTATACCATTTCCCAAGGATTTACTCATTTTTCTTCCGAATTTGTCTCTCACAAGTTGATGGATGTAAACATCGCTAAAAGGCTTTTCGCCCATAAATTCATAGCCCATCATGACCATTCTTGCAACCCAGAAGAAGATTATATCAAAACCTGTGACTAATACATCTGTTGGATAGAATTCTTTCAAATCGGATGTATTTTCAGGCCAGCCAAGTGTACTAAAGGGCCAAAGTGCAGATGAAAACCAAGTATCTAGAACATCTTCTTCTTGCTTTAGATTAGTACTACCACATTTTTCACATTTTTTAACTTCTTCTTCAGAAACGTTAATGTGACCGCAATCTTGGCAATACCAAATTGGGATTCTATGTCCCCACCAAAGTTGTCTACTAATACACCAATCTCTGATTTCGTACATCCAATTTAAATATACTTTTTTCCATCTATCAGGATAAAACTTTACTTCTCCTTTTTCAACAGCTTCAATAGCTTTTTCAGCAAGAGGCTTCATTTTAACAAACCATTGATCCATTAGCATAGGTTCTATAACTGTATTGCATCTATAGCAATGACCAACAGAATGTTTAATATCTTCAATTTTTACTAAATAACCTTCTTTTTTCAAATCTTCTACTATTTTTTCTCTTGCTTGATACCTATCAAGACCTTTATATTTTCCTCCATTTTCATTAATTGTCATATCATCGTTGAAAATATTAATAAATTCAAGATTATGTCTTTGACCAATTAAGTAGTCATTAGGATCATGTGCAGGTGTTACTTTTAATGCACCAGTTCCAAATTCAGGATCTGCATGCATATCAGCTATTATCTTTATTTTCCTTCCAACAAGTGGAACAATAACTTCTTTTCCAATAAGTTCTTTATATCTTTCATCCGAAGGCGAAACAGCAATAGCAGTGTCTCCTAGCATGGTTTCAGGACGTGTTGTTGCGATTATTATTTCGCCATTACCATCAGCAAAATGATATTTTATGTAATATAATTTGCCATCGTGTTCTTCATATTCGACTTCTTCATCGGAAAGAACAGTTTTACATCTAGGACACCAATTTACTATATATTTGCCTTTATAAATTAGTCCTTTTTTATAAAGAGAAACAAAAACTTTTTTTACAGCTTTTGAAAGTCCCTCATCTAAAGTGAAACGTTCTCTTGTCCAGTCAACTGAAGCACCAATAGCCATTATTTGATTCTTAATAGTATTACGATATGTGTTAGCCCAATCCCAAACAATTTCCAAAAATTTTTCTCTTCCAAGTTCTTCTCTTTTTTTACCTTCTTTTTCAATAGCTTTTTCTACAGCTGTTTGAGTTGCAATTCCTGCATGATCTTCTCCTGGTACCCATAAAGTTTTAAATCCATTCATTCTTTTAAATCTTACTAGGATATCTTGAAGGGTTATGTTTAAAGCATGACCCATGTGTATTTTTCCAGTAATGTTAGGAGGAGGAATAACGATCGAATATTTTGGCCCGTCTTTTTTAGGAGTAAAATATCCTTTTTCTAGCCAAAATTTGTACCATTTTGTTTCAATATTTGCTGGATCATACCTTGTACCAATTTCATTATTCACCAATTGCACCTCCCAATTTTTCTATTTTTATTTTTGTATCAATTTTTATGTTTTTATCTTTATAATTTAAAAGCAAATAGTCTAATGATTCTTTTATTCGATTTGCAATTTGTTTGGCGGTTATTTCATTAATTCCATGTAAAATTATTGAGAATCTTTTTTGGCCGCTCCTGCATACAAAATCTTTTGGAATCCTTACACTATGTTTGATAACAGATGCAGCTCTTGCAATCACAAAATTTATTTCATCCTCTGCAAGTGAATCAAAATCAAGGTCCAGTGTTATTACAAAAAAAGTTGAACTCGAATTACTCAGCATGGAGTATACAGTATTAAAAAAAGATTCATTTGGAAGTCTTGTAACTTGATCAACAAAATTACCATTTAGTAATTTTAATAGATAATCCATATTAATCACCTCTTAATTAATTTCTTCTTTATTATAACATATTCTTTAAGGTTGTGAAAAGTTCG
Above is a window of Thermosipho japonicus DNA encoding:
- a CDS encoding bifunctional folylpolyglutamate synthase/dihydrofolate synthase; translated protein: MEYLDALKYLYFKRPYGKIKIGLYRIEELLKRLNDPEKNYKCFHITGSNGKGSTTTFLHYLAKNHGHKVGGYLSPHLSSILERFPINGKYISKERFLNAFKLVKKQSEEMDKKGKEFSPSFFEFATALAFEIDKEENVEISTIEVGLGGRFDATNVIIPEVSIITTVSLEHTKILGNSLEKIAYEKAGIIKENRPVVIGNIPKEAKKVIYGIASDKNAKVYELGKNFDYEVVKYQFGKNIINYYGDTTIKGFEVNLNGTHQPINAAIALKAYELFEKIDVNNTFAAFKEAFIPGRFEMFNGFLLDGSHNPQAAEKFLENLNIYFKNASKIALFGILDDKDKISVISKLIPEFEHVIVTCPPSHRAINCLETYNLVKDFSKSCEFIDDPLQAIEKLKEMKADLKVVTGSFYLVGFIRSYLENGYIDEELELMRR
- a CDS encoding valine--tRNA ligase; this translates as MNNEIGTRYDPANIETKWYKFWLEKGYFTPKKDGPKYSIVIPPPNITGKIHMGHALNITLQDILVRFKRMNGFKTLWVPGEDHAGIATQTAVEKAIEKEGKKREELGREKFLEIVWDWANTYRNTIKNQIMAIGASVDWTRERFTLDEGLSKAVKKVFVSLYKKGLIYKGKYIVNWCPRCKTVLSDEEVEYEEHDGKLYYIKYHFADGNGEIIIATTRPETMLGDTAIAVSPSDERYKELIGKEVIVPLVGRKIKIIADMHADPEFGTGALKVTPAHDPNDYLIGQRHNLEFINIFNDDMTINENGGKYKGLDRYQAREKIVEDLKKEGYLVKIEDIKHSVGHCYRCNTVIEPMLMDQWFVKMKPLAEKAIEAVEKGEVKFYPDRWKKVYLNWMYEIRDWCISRQLWWGHRIPIWYCQDCGHINVSEEEVKKCEKCGSTNLKQEEDVLDTWFSSALWPFSTLGWPENTSDLKEFYPTDVLVTGFDIIFFWVARMVMMGYEFMGEKPFSDVYIHQLVRDKFGRKMSKSLGNGIDPLEVIQEYGADPMRFTLALLAAQGRDIKLDIKNIDTSKKFANKIWNATRFIIMNLEDYKEVPLENLNLSDKWILSRLQKTINNVTNAIEQYEFNLAAREIYNFFWDEFCDWYIEVSKPRLKTEEKHLVQNVLVAVLDNSLKLLHPFMPFITEELWQKLPTSRESITVSEWPKVNDELIDNSSEERFSLLMNIIKGIRNVKAEINIPQSQKVNITSNHDFTEEEKLYIRTLGNVENIKISNQKPEKSANAFVNNELEVYVELGNLIDIETEINRLNKKIKKLEKDAQKFRNKLNNKKFLEGAPEEIVEEAKEKLTNIEEQVKKIKNIITSLK
- a CDS encoding GGDEF domain-containing protein, translated to MDYLLKLLNGNFVDQVTRLPNESFFNTVYSMLSNSSSTFFVITLDLDFDSLAEDEINFVIARAASVIKHSVRIPKDFVCRSGQKRFSIILHGINEITAKQIANRIKESLDYLLLNYKDKNIKIDTKIKIEKLGGAIGE